The following coding sequences lie in one Notolabrus celidotus isolate fNotCel1 chromosome 20, fNotCel1.pri, whole genome shotgun sequence genomic window:
- the tspan4b gene encoding tetraspanin-4, translated as MSVSRKCLCCVKYLMFVFNLIFWLGGCGLFGVGVWLSFTQAEFSSLPLSFPSLSAANLLLVAGGITMVTGFLGCLGVLKEQRCLLVMFFVILLLLVLTEVTLVLVIHVFHDKLDANAQNELKEGMKIYETEPGLKKSWDNVQKMFKCCGVTNKTDWFDVLNGTLPSSCCSVGTDQCTDGWSEPCYQKARQWLLDNIPSVLVFGVCIGVVQILALVFSMLMYCQILCAEKHLD; from the exons ATGTCGGTGTCTAGGAAGTGTCTGTGCTGCGTTAAATATCTCATGTTTGTCTTTAACCTCATCTTCTGG CTGGGGGGATGCGGTTTGTTCGGGGTTGGCGTGTGGCTTTCCTTCACGCAGGCCGagttttcctctcttcctctctccttcccgTCTCTATCCGCCGCCAATCTGCTGCTGGTCGCAGGGGGCATCACCATGGTGACAGGCTTCCTGGGGTGTCTGGGAGTGTTGAAGGAGCAGCGCTGCCTGCTGGTCATG TTCTTTgtgatcctgctgctgctcgtcCTCACTGAGGTCACTCTGGTGCTGGTCATACACGTGTTTCATGACAAG ctGGACGCCAATGCACAAAATGAactgaaggaaggaatgaagatTTACGAAACAGAACCAGGACTGAAGAAATCCTGGGACAACGTTCAGAAAATG TTTAAATGCTGTGGAGTGACCAATAAAACAGACTGGTTTGATGTTCTGAATGGGACGCTGCCCTCGTCGTGCTGCTCTGTGGGGACCGATCAGTGCACGGACGGCTGGAGCGAG ccgtgTTATCAGAAGGCCCGTCAGTGGTTGTTGGATAACATCCCATCAGTCCTGGTGTTTGGAGTGTGTATCGGTGTTGTGCAG